The window GCGCGCCAGATGGCCGGCCCGCTGGCGGTGGCGCATCCGCCGGCCATTTCGCTGTCGCCCGCGGCGCTGCCCGGCTACACGCTGCGCACCGTCGCGCGCATGTTCGCGGCATTGCTCGCGTCGATCGTGTTCACGTTCGTCTACGCGACCGCGGCGGCGCGCAGCCGTCGCGCCGAGCGCGTGCTGATCCCGCTGCTCGACGTGTTGCAGTCGGTGCCGATCCTCGGCTACCTATCGTTTACGGTGCTGTTTTTCCTGTCGCTGTTTCCGGGGCGGATCCTCGGCGCCGAGTGCGCGGCGATCTTCGCGATCTTCACCAGCCAGGCGTGGAACATGACGTTCAGCTTCTATCAGGCGCTGCGCACGGTGCCGCTCGATCTCGACGAGGCCAGTCGCAGCTTCCGGTTGTCCGCATGGCAGCGCTTCTGGCGCCTCGACGTGCCGTTCGCGATGCCGGGACTCGTCTGGAACGCAATGATGTCGATGTCGGGCGGCTGGTTTTTCGTGGTCGCATCCGAGGCGATCGCGGTCGGCAACCTGCACGTCGACCTGCCGGGCGTCGGCGCCTACGTCGCGCAGGCGATCGCGAACCGCGACCTCGCTGCCGTGGGCTGGGCGATCGTCGCGATGAGCGTCGCGATCGTCCTGTACGACCAGTTGCTGTTCAGGCCGCTGGTCGCATGGTCGGAACGGTTCCGCTATGGCGATGCCGCGCCCACGGTCGCGTCGCGCAGCTGGATGCTCGACCTGTTCCACCGATCGAGATGGATGGGCCGTGCGAGCGGCCCGGTCCGGGCGCTGCTGCGCCGTGCGGCGCGCGCGCGGCTGCGCGGGTTCATGTCGGCATGGCGCGACCGGATCGTGCTGCCGCGACGCACGGGCGACGTGCTCTGGTTCGCGCTGTGCGGCGCGGGATGCGCGTATGCGGCGTATGAACTGTTCCGGCTCGGCCGCGCGACGCTCACCTGGACGGACCTGCGCGTCGTCGCAAGCGAAGGAGGGCTCACGTTCGTCCGCGTGACGGTGCTGGTCACCCTCGCGTCGATGATCTGGGTGCCGATCGGCATCGCGATCGGCCTCCGGCCGGGCGTGGCCGCCCGCATGCAGCCGGTCACGCAGTTCCTCGCCGCGTTTCCGGCCAACCTGCTGTTTCCGGTCGCGGTGTTCGCGATCGTGCGCCTGCGGCTCCAACCCGACATCTGGCTGTGCCCGCTGATGATATTGGGCGCGCAATGGTATGTGCTGTTCAACGTGATTGCGGGGGCGAGCGCATTCCCGGCCGACCTGCGCGAAGCGGCCGCATGCTTCCGCGTGCGGCCGGCGACCTGGTGGCGACACGTCATGCTGCCGGGCGTCCTGCCGTACTTCGTGACGGGCGCGATTACCGCGTCGGGCGGCGCATGGAACGCGAGCATCGTCGCCGAGGCCGTGAGCTGGGGCAGCACACGCCTGGATGCCGGCGGACTCGGCGCCTATATCGCGCGGATGACCGACGCCGGCGACTATCCGCGCATCGCGCTCGGCGTCGCCGTGATGTCGCTGCTCGTGATCGCGACCAACCGGCTCGTGTGGCGCCCGATGTACGCGTTCGCGGAGCGCCGCACACGGCTCGATTGAGCCCTCGATCGATCATTTACTCACGGGAGACCCGCGTGCCGAACCTCAGCGAATGCACGGAAGGGAACGTCGCGAGCGCGGCTGCGCCGACTTTGGAGGAGACGGCCGTCGTGCTCGAGATGCGCGCCGTATGCAAGTCGTTCACGAAGCCGTCCGGCGAACCGCTGCACGTGCTGGCCGATATCGACCTCGCGTTGCATGAAGGCGAGATCCTGGGGCTGCTGGGCCGCTCGGGCTCGGGCAAATCCACCCTGCTGAGGATCGCCGGCGGGCTCGTCAAGCCCTCGTCCGGCGCGGTGACCTATCGCGGTGCACCGCTCGCCGGTCCGACCGACGGCATCGCAGTGGTATTCCAGACCTTCGCGCTGTACCCGTGGCTGACCGTCATCGAAAACGTCGAGCTTGGTCTCGACGCGCAGGGCCTGGCGTCAGAGGACGCACGCGCACGCGCGGCCGCCGCGATCGAGCTGATCGGTCTCGACGGGTTCGAATCGGCGTTTCCCCGCGAGCTGTCGGGCGGCATGCGTCAGCGGGTGGGGTTCGCCCGCGCGCTCGTCAGCGAACCCGTGCTGATGTTGATGGACGAGCCGTTCTCGGCGCTCGACGTGCTGACCGCGGAAACGCTGCGCACCGATTTTCTCGACCTGTGGGACGCGCACCAGCTGTCGATCCGGTCGGTGCTGATGGTGACGCATAACATCGAGGAAGCCGTGCTCATGTGCGATCGCATTCTGGTGCTCGGCGCTGGTCCGGCGCACATCGAGGCGACGCTGAACGTGCCGCTGCCGCGTCCGCGCAGTCGGCACGATCCGGCCGTTCAGGCGATCGTCGGCAGGATCTATGCGACGCTGACCGCACGCATCACCGACGCGACGGCGGGCCGGGCGGCGACGGGCAGTGCGCTGGCCATGAAGCTGCCCGACGTGTCGAGCCACCATCTCGCCGGATTCGTCGACGCGCTCGCGGCCGCGCCGTACGACGGCCATGCGGAGCTCGGCACGATTGCATCGGCGCTCGCGCTGCGGACCGACGCGCTGTATTCGACGGCGGCCGCGCTTCATCTGCTCGCGTTTGCCGAATGGCACGACCAGACCATCCGGCTGAGTGCCGCGGGCCATGTGTTCGCGCAAAGCGACGACGATGCGCGGCGGCGTCTGTTCAGCGAACATCTCGTCCGGTTCGTGCCGCTCGCCGCGCATATCGACGAAGTGCTGGGCGAACGCGAAGGGCATCGCGCGCCGCGCGAGCGTTTCGAGCTCGAACTCGAGGATCATCTCGATCCGCGCAGCGCGGACCAGGCGCTGCGGGTCGTGACCGACTGGGGCCGCTACGCGGGACTG is drawn from Burkholderia diffusa and contains these coding sequences:
- a CDS encoding ABC transporter permease; this encodes MEHHAEVLRGGRWTLPVPGWRDLAAMLIVVGFLLLAGISARQMAGPLAVAHPPAISLSPAALPGYTLRTVARMFAALLASIVFTFVYATAAARSRRAERVLIPLLDVLQSVPILGYLSFTVLFFLSLFPGRILGAECAAIFAIFTSQAWNMTFSFYQALRTVPLDLDEASRSFRLSAWQRFWRLDVPFAMPGLVWNAMMSMSGGWFFVVASEAIAVGNLHVDLPGVGAYVAQAIANRDLAAVGWAIVAMSVAIVLYDQLLFRPLVAWSERFRYGDAAPTVASRSWMLDLFHRSRWMGRASGPVRALLRRAARARLRGFMSAWRDRIVLPRRTGDVLWFALCGAGCAYAAYELFRLGRATLTWTDLRVVASEGGLTFVRVTVLVTLASMIWVPIGIAIGLRPGVAARMQPVTQFLAAFPANLLFPVAVFAIVRLRLQPDIWLCPLMILGAQWYVLFNVIAGASAFPADLREAAACFRVRPATWWRHVMLPGVLPYFVTGAITASGGAWNASIVAEAVSWGSTRLDAGGLGAYIARMTDAGDYPRIALGVAVMSLLVIATNRLVWRPMYAFAERRTRLD
- a CDS encoding nitrate/sulfonate/bicarbonate ABC transporter ATP-binding protein; this encodes MRAVCKSFTKPSGEPLHVLADIDLALHEGEILGLLGRSGSGKSTLLRIAGGLVKPSSGAVTYRGAPLAGPTDGIAVVFQTFALYPWLTVIENVELGLDAQGLASEDARARAAAAIELIGLDGFESAFPRELSGGMRQRVGFARALVSEPVLMLMDEPFSALDVLTAETLRTDFLDLWDAHQLSIRSVLMVTHNIEEAVLMCDRILVLGAGPAHIEATLNVPLPRPRSRHDPAVQAIVGRIYATLTARITDATAGRAATGSALAMKLPDVSSHHLAGFVDALAAAPYDGHAELGTIASALALRTDALYSTAAALHLLAFAEWHDQTIRLSAAGHVFAQSDDDARRRLFSEHLVRFVPLAAHIDEVLGEREGHRAPRERFELELEDHLDPRSADQALRVVTDWGRYAGLFDYDDHTRTFGR